TTCTCTTATTTCTTCCGAAATTTCTTTGGGTGAAGCCTTGTGTTTGTCACGGTAATCTTTTGGGTTTCCATGTAGAGATTGTTCCAAAAAGTCAGAGAATTCATAGGGATATCGTTTTTCTGATTCTTCGGGTAAGTTGCGGAACAAGATCCGGTAAGCGGCGTCTTTACGCACGTTGGCTGGCATTTGTTCTACGACTTCGAAAAGGTATTCCGTACCGAAGTGTTCGTGAAATTTTTCGTTCCAACGTTTCTCATTGGCGCTTGCGAACCCTCCCGTGTACAACCTTGCGTCCGGATCAATGTCAGTGACCAGAGGGTATTCGTACGTGAGCCAGAATCGTGTGATCCGTTCGAATTTATCAGAGTTGTTTTTGATGAAATCGAGGTTTCTTTTTTCCAGATCAACGCGCTCGGAATCGAAGTGCTGAGTGAGTCTTTTTCTGTTAGGAAAACTAAACGGAGGCTCTCCGTATTTTTTTCGGGTAACAAAACTTGTCTCGTCAATCGCTTCGGTATCTATATCCGAGAACTCGAAAGCATCGAGGCGCATCAGGATTTGTTGTTTGATCTGATTGGTACCGAGCCAAACCACCGGGGCCATATAACCCCGGTCGGCGCCAATGCCCGTGTCCAGGATCGTTCCCGTTTTGCAACCCAAGAAGCCTTTACCGTGATTTTCCCAGGCTTTCAGGCTTCTGGTTTCGTCCTGTTTCTTTTCGAAATTCGAGAGGCAGTAATCCCATAGTTCGGGATGGGCTTTCATTCGTCTGGCAAGATTCAGGGTAGCCTCAATATCGGTCATCGCATCATGCGCTTGGCCTTCGGCGAGATGGTTTAGCTCGTTGATTTTTTCGAGTTTCATGGTCGATTTTCCTTCATCGGTGACCGGCCATTTAATTATGTCGGGACGGAAACTTTTGAAGAAAAGTGCCATAGGCAGGATGTCCGCTCTTCTACAACCGTTTTGCCATTGGTGGGTATAGGGATCAAGCAGGTTTCGGTAAAAGGAAAAACGTAAAAATTCGTCATCGAAGTTCAACGAGTTGTAGCCGATACTTATTGTTCCGCTTTGGTTGACCATCTCGTGGATTCGTTTGATGGCCTCGTATTCGCAAATTGCGCCCTCGTTGTGCGTTTCAAGGTCAATGCCTGTAGTCAAGATAGCTCCTGGAGCTGGCACGGCGTCAGGCCTAAGTTTGACAAGGATCTCGGTACGTTCTATTTCTTGGAGATCCATGTCGGTTCTGATGGCTCCAAATTGTAATATTTGATCAAAGGCGGGATTAAGCCCAGTGGTTTCTATATCGTAAAATAGAAAAGTGTTCATAGGATTCAAGCTATAGGCGAAGTAAAAACCTTAAAGAGGTTGAGGGATGAATATATGGAAATTTTTATTGAATGGCCTAAAATAGCGTCAGAGGGTAGATTGGAGGTGGGTGTAAAAATAAAATGAAATGATGTTCCTGTATTTTTGTGAGTAATAGTTATTTCGTATAATTTGAGACTGAATTTGTTCTTATTCCTATTTTGTCATTTGTGCGTGATCAGTAAATGCCTTGTAGGGGAAGGGTGTTCATGGTTTTTTAAAATTTATTCAATTCATCGTTACAACTTACTCATATTAGCGTTCTCTTGAGGGAACCATGCCGTACTTGAAAAGCGGTGTTTTGAAAATGTGATATGTATTGGGAAGCGGGGTGGCTTTCCGCATTATTTGGATAATCGTATGGGAAAATTATTACGGCTGTTAGCTTTTTTTCTTTTTGTGAATTTTTATTCAGGTTCCGTTTCGGCCCAAGAAACTGGCGGTTGCGGTGCCGACGAGGCTGCGGAAAGACTACTTGAGCGCCATCCCGAATTCAGGCAAGACTCAGACGAAATAAACGAATGGGTAGCGAACAGGTCGTTCAGAAGTGCGACGGAGACCGGCGAAAGAATCATTCCAGTGGTCGTGCATGCGATGGAGCCCTTGGGGCGTAACGTAACGGACCAAGAGATCAAGGACATGATCGATGGGCTGAATGATATCTATGCCGATAAACTGGGTGTGGGCGCAAAGTTTGGGATGCGTTTTGTGCTGGCGAGAAGGACTCCCGATGGCCAGGCGACAAACGGAATTACGAGGACTGACGCTTCAAAAGTCAGCCAGTATACTACTTCAGGTATTACCAACGCAAATGAGCGAAGCGTTAAGGCTTTAATCAATTGGCCTCATAAAGACTACTATAATGTCTGGCTGGTAAGTAGAATAAACGGAGAGTCATCAACTGGTGGTTATGCGTATTTTCCGCAAAGCGTAAACTTTGATATTGACGGGACGGTAATAAAAGTTGCCTCTATGCACCCGGCCGATGTTCTCGCTCATGAAATGGGGCACGCTTTGGGGCTTTATCACACATTTGCGAAAGACGGAACGACCCCTACAAAAGAAGGGGAATGCCCGACCGAAGGCAAAGGGGATTATGTGGATGATACCGATCCTCATTCATATATGTTCTTTAATTGCGGTCATAAAACCATGGAAAACCCTTGCACTAACAAGCCTTATGGTAAGATTGCGGAGAACATGATGGCCTATTTTTATTCAGGCACGAATTGTCGTTCGAGCTTTACGGCGGGACAGGTCGCAAGAGCGAATCACCATTTAATGAATACGGCCAGAAAGACATTGCTGACTTCCCCTGCGCTGGAAGCGGTTAATTTGCCTGTCGCCGACTTTAAGGCTACCAATACGTTTGTGGTCAGTGATGTTGCCGTAAAGTTCATGAACCTTTCTAAAAACGGTGTGGATGAGTCGAAATGGACTTTTGAGGGTGGTAATCCCGCCACTTCCACCGAGTGGAATCCGGAAGTGAAGTTTTCTGGCGCTGGAGTTTTTAAGGTGAGCCTGACGGTAAAGAATTCTAAGGGAGAGAATACGATTACAAAGGAGTCTTATATTGAAGTTATTGACAAATCTGCTCAAACCGTAGCCGACTGCAAGCCTGTTTGGAGTTCCCCGAACAACTATGGTTTAGGGGTTCTCAATGTTAAGTTGCAAGAGATCGATTTTTCGTCAGGGGAGACCGCTAGTGACGCTAGTGGAACAATGCCGTTGGGTAAAAACGGCTTTGTGGACAGGAGTAATCTGGACATTGCCAAACTGAATCCCGGAATGTCATATACCTTAAGCTTTGTCGTGGGGAGTTATAACGCTGAGACGACCGTGGTGTATATCGATTTCAACGATAATGGGAAGTTTGAAAATAGTGAACGAATAGGCAGAAAACAGAATATAAAGGGTGGCCCTCACAATATCAACTTCACGGTTCCGGAAGACGCTGTTCGAGGTAAAAGATTGTTAATGCGTGTGGCTACAGGGAGCACGTATGATAATATATCCGCTTGTAATGTATATAAAGGCCAAGCGGAAGACTACGGAGTGTATATCGATCCTGTGGGAATTCCGTTCGCCATTACCAAACAGCCAACTAATAAGACAATCTGCGAAGGCGGTGATACGGAGTTTAAGGTAGAAGCCGTTCGGGGAAAGACTTACCAATGGTATTTGGATGATGCCCAGATTAGTGACAACAACAATTACAGCGGTGCGAAATCGGCGAAACTTAAGATTACGGGAGCAAAGCTTTCGCAAGAGGGCGAGTATAAGGTGATTGTGACTGGTCCTGAGAGCGAAACGCTGGAAAGCCAAGCGGTACGTTTAACGTTGAACAAAAAACCAACATTTACCAGCCACCCGGAAAATCTATCGATAAAAGAAGGACAAACGGCGACATTCGAAGCTTTGGCGTCTGGTGAGCAGGTAGAATACCAATGGTATTTGAAAGGTTCAGGTAGTAGTTCAGGGTCTTTGATGGAAGGAAAAACAGGCAAGAAGCTTACGTTTACAGCCAAAGAAGGAGATGATGGCAACAGGTACTTTGTAAAAGCCAACCAGGTGGGTTGTACGGCGAAAAGCGTTTCGTCAGAAGCCAGCTTGGACGTTATCCCGGCTTTAGTGATTTTGACCCAACCGCAAAGTGCTTCCACCTGCCTGAATGAAAACGTAACATTGCAGGTTAGCGCAAAGAATGCTGTAAGTTATCAGTGGTTCTTTAAGGATCAAGAGATATCCGATAATCAATCGTATAAAGGAAGTAAGACAAATACGCTGACGGTCAAGTCTATGACGGAATCTCTTACTGGTTATTATTTTGTAAAAATAAAAGGCCAAGATGACGAAGAGATCCAGAGTTCGGTGGCTCGGGTAAACGTGGACGATTTGCCTACTGTTAAAAAACATCCAAAATCTAAATCTGCTCTTTCCGATCAGCAGGTGTCATTTTCCGCCGAAGGACAGGGAGGTTCGGGCACTTATGTCTATAAATGGTTTGTAATACGGTCTGGCAGTACTGTAGCGCATGTGTTGGAAGGGAAAACATCTAGTGTTCTTACGTTTAACGCATCGATAAGTGATAATTCGAACGAGTACTTTGCGGAGATAAGAAACGCAGGTTGCCAGGCGTTTGTGAAAACCGAAAAGGCGCGCCTTTTCGTAACGCCAAGAACGGAATTCCGTACTCAGCCGGGTAACACGAACGTATGTCAGGGCAAGTCCGCTACGATATCCACTACTGTGGCCAACGCTTTGACATATCAGTGGCTATTCAACGGAACCAATATTACCGATAACGGAACCTACCAAGGAACCCAAACCAATAATTTGCGGATAAAAGACGCTAAGCCGGCCCAACAGGGTATTTATAAATTGAAAGTTACCGGTCCGGATAATCAGGTAGTGCAAAGCGCAAACGTGAATTTATCGGTTAATGGGTATCCGGTTATTACGAAACAGCCCGAAGATCTGCGGATCATCCAAGGCGAGACCGGGAAAATAAGCGTAAATGTCGAAAACTCTGCGGGCGTTAACTATCAGTGGTATATGCGACGTACGGAAACATTGCCGTTGGAAATTGTCAGCGGAGCCAAAAATAGGGAGTTGACAGTGGATGGTGATCCGGCAAAAGACGGAAGGCTGTTTCAGGTAAAAGCTATTTTTAAAGGTTGTGAAACCTTGTCAGACCCTGCGACGCTTTCTATTACCCGTCTGCTTTCCACCCCACAGGATGAAGCCATTACAATATTCCCTAACCCTGCGGATGATGTTCTGAACATTAAAGGATTACGGTTCGGAGAATTGGAGATATTAAGCCTTGCCGGGCGGGTAGTCTTAAAGGCTGAGTTCGGTTCTCAGGATGGTTCCAAGCCTTCTGAAGTGGGTATTTCAGCTCTTGAGAGTGGCGTTTATCTCGTTAGAATAAATTCGAAAAACGAATGGAAGACTTTCCGACTGTTGGTTGAATAAAACCGTTTCTCCGAATTACTAAATCAAAGGCCCCCGCTTCGTGAATGCGAATGAAGCGGGGGCTTTTTTCATTATAGGCAATAGCGAATCATGATTAAAGACGATCCTGAGTAACAGGAATATCACCATTTTATTTTTTCTGATAAAATATTCACCACTCGTCAAAATCAAGAGTTATTAACTCGCTAAAATGTTCTTAATTTGTGAAAAATTGATAATGACATACGAGACAAATTGGTCTTGCGTTATTAGAAAAAGCCTAAACCAATCAATCTTTTTGAGATAAGACATAACTTGATTGTTCAAAATGCTCCAATACTTAAAACCGAACGTCGCTTATTTGCTTCTTGTGCTTATTTTTTTGTCAGCGGGTGAGGTGTTGGCCCAAGGCATAAAAGGCGTGATCAAAAACGAGAAAGGCGACCCGATTCCTTTTGTGACCATTTATACCAAAGGCGCCAAACACGCCACCACCTCAAACGTGGAAGGTGTTTACGCATTGGGCCTTCCCCAAGGGACTCACAAAGTTTTTTTCCAACATATGGGTTATGAGACTTTGGTCACAACCATTGAGATAGGCCCGGTAGTGCAAGCGCAGGATATTGTACTGAAGGACAAAACGATTCTGCTGGAAGAAGTGAAAGTGTCGAGTAAGGATGAGGATCCGGCTTACGCCGTAATGAGGAAAGCCATCGGGATGCGCTCTTATTACGAGCATCAGGTTGACAAGTTTAAGGCGAAAGGCTACACCCGCGGAACGGCTTCATTGGACAAAATGCCGAAGGTATACACCTGGATGATGGACCGTGAGATGAAGAGGGAGATGAAGCAGTATATGAACAAGAAGATTGTGATAGAAACAATCAGCGAGGTGACTTTCGAGAAGCCTGACGAATACAGCTTCAAGATAATTTCGTCGAAAGACAACCTTGGCGACAGCATTCCCAACCCGTTGCCGATAATAATGGGTAGCCTTTACACCGAGCGTCTTGCCGAACAGCTTTCGCCCTTGGCATCGAACGCTTTTACCCATTACCGTTTTACGTACGAAGGAATTTTTGAGGATAACGGGCGCCATATCAACAAAATCAAGGTAACGCCTCGCCATAGGGGCGAAGGACTTTATGAGGGCACGATCTACATTGCGGAAGATTATTGGAATATCCAAAGCGCTAACCTTAAGTTCAGAAATACGGTGGGAACTTTTCGTGTAAAACAAAGCTATGCGCCTGTTCAGGACAACGTTTGGATGCCCGTAACTTTTGATGTGGAAGCGGAGCTGAAATATATGGGGGTTAAGGCCTCCGGTCGTTATCTGGTGTCGGTCAAGGAATATGAGTTGGAACTGAATCCGGATCTGGATCATTCCATAGTTCAGGCAAAAGGACCGTTGGCCGAAAGAAAAACTGCGGAAGAGGAAGGCCCCAAGGAAAACGTTGCCAAGACGAAAAGACAGAAAGAGATTAAAAGGCTGTTAGCTAAAGATAAGCTCAACAACCGTGAGATGCGGAAGCTTAAGCGAAAAGTGGCTCGCGAAACCAAAGCGCAAGAGCTTAAGGACGACCTTGAGGTCAAGTATGTTGACGATAAGATGGAGATTGACTCATTAGCCGGAAAGCG
This region of Fulvitalea axinellae genomic DNA includes:
- a CDS encoding exodeoxyribonuclease I; amino-acid sequence: MNTFLFYDIETTGLNPAFDQILQFGAIRTDMDLQEIERTEILVKLRPDAVPAPGAILTTGIDLETHNEGAICEYEAIKRIHEMVNQSGTISIGYNSLNFDDEFLRFSFYRNLLDPYTHQWQNGCRRADILPMALFFKSFRPDIIKWPVTDEGKSTMKLEKINELNHLAEGQAHDAMTDIEATLNLARRMKAHPELWDYCLSNFEKKQDETRSLKAWENHGKGFLGCKTGTILDTGIGADRGYMAPVVWLGTNQIKQQILMRLDAFEFSDIDTEAIDETSFVTRKKYGEPPFSFPNRKRLTQHFDSERVDLEKRNLDFIKNNSDKFERITRFWLTYEYPLVTDIDPDARLYTGGFASANEKRWNEKFHEHFGTEYLFEVVEQMPANVRKDAAYRILFRNLPEESEKRYPYEFSDFLEQSLHGNPKDYRDKHKASPKEISEEIREIINEQFKEKEIPKPLESLRKYIEYVQ
- a CDS encoding GEVED domain-containing protein, which encodes MGKLLRLLAFFLFVNFYSGSVSAQETGGCGADEAAERLLERHPEFRQDSDEINEWVANRSFRSATETGERIIPVVVHAMEPLGRNVTDQEIKDMIDGLNDIYADKLGVGAKFGMRFVLARRTPDGQATNGITRTDASKVSQYTTSGITNANERSVKALINWPHKDYYNVWLVSRINGESSTGGYAYFPQSVNFDIDGTVIKVASMHPADVLAHEMGHALGLYHTFAKDGTTPTKEGECPTEGKGDYVDDTDPHSYMFFNCGHKTMENPCTNKPYGKIAENMMAYFYSGTNCRSSFTAGQVARANHHLMNTARKTLLTSPALEAVNLPVADFKATNTFVVSDVAVKFMNLSKNGVDESKWTFEGGNPATSTEWNPEVKFSGAGVFKVSLTVKNSKGENTITKESYIEVIDKSAQTVADCKPVWSSPNNYGLGVLNVKLQEIDFSSGETASDASGTMPLGKNGFVDRSNLDIAKLNPGMSYTLSFVVGSYNAETTVVYIDFNDNGKFENSERIGRKQNIKGGPHNINFTVPEDAVRGKRLLMRVATGSTYDNISACNVYKGQAEDYGVYIDPVGIPFAITKQPTNKTICEGGDTEFKVEAVRGKTYQWYLDDAQISDNNNYSGAKSAKLKITGAKLSQEGEYKVIVTGPESETLESQAVRLTLNKKPTFTSHPENLSIKEGQTATFEALASGEQVEYQWYLKGSGSSSGSLMEGKTGKKLTFTAKEGDDGNRYFVKANQVGCTAKSVSSEASLDVIPALVILTQPQSASTCLNENVTLQVSAKNAVSYQWFFKDQEISDNQSYKGSKTNTLTVKSMTESLTGYYFVKIKGQDDEEIQSSVARVNVDDLPTVKKHPKSKSALSDQQVSFSAEGQGGSGTYVYKWFVIRSGSTVAHVLEGKTSSVLTFNASISDNSNEYFAEIRNAGCQAFVKTEKARLFVTPRTEFRTQPGNTNVCQGKSATISTTVANALTYQWLFNGTNITDNGTYQGTQTNNLRIKDAKPAQQGIYKLKVTGPDNQVVQSANVNLSVNGYPVITKQPEDLRIIQGETGKISVNVENSAGVNYQWYMRRTETLPLEIVSGAKNRELTVDGDPAKDGRLFQVKAIFKGCETLSDPATLSITRLLSTPQDEAITIFPNPADDVLNIKGLRFGELEILSLAGRVVLKAEFGSQDGSKPSEVGISALESGVYLVRINSKNEWKTFRLLVE